The Chryseobacterium sp. 52 genome includes a region encoding these proteins:
- a CDS encoding cupin domain-containing protein, with product MKKSKIINPASNWTFWGKAEKEALKSGTENFSVGDHIVFENDEFRVWSIHLAPGHQLPFHKHTYRYFWSALSSGTSRSWYSDGSVSETHYESGDTVYFEKLSEENYFIHNLENTGDTQLIFLTVEFKN from the coding sequence ATGAAAAAATCAAAAATTATCAATCCTGCCAGCAACTGGACCTTCTGGGGGAAAGCAGAGAAGGAAGCTTTAAAGAGTGGAACAGAGAATTTCTCTGTGGGTGATCATATCGTATTTGAAAATGATGAATTCAGAGTTTGGAGCATTCATCTTGCTCCAGGTCATCAGCTTCCTTTTCATAAGCATACTTACCGTTATTTCTGGTCTGCACTCTCCTCAGGCACTTCCAGATCGTGGTATAGCGATGGTAGTGTATCCGAAACTCATTATGAATCCGGTGACACTGTTTATTTTGAAAAACTGAGTGAAGAGAATTATTTTATTCATAATCTTGAAAACACCGGAGATACCCAACTCATATTCCTGACAGTAGAATTTAAAAATTAA